The Malus domestica chromosome 10, GDT2T_hap1 nucleotide sequence TATTGATCAAAAGAAGATATCAAACTTAATCTTTAGCAACTTTaattaacagaaaaataaaaattagcaGGAACCCACATCTACTTTCTCCTCCTCTCTCACTTGCTCCCAATCCAAATgaacaaatataaaaataaatctttttcacaagaaaaataaattagtgCATTAGAACTTACGGGTTGAGCGTTTGAAACCGAAATGGCCAGAGCAGTGAGCACTAgcttccaccacctgagaaaaTCAAACCCCAGAAACTAATTTTATTAATAACTCGTATTAAATTCCAATCAAATCCcacaaaaaaggaagaaattggaaaaaaataaataaataataattaccTGAGGGGTCAGATTTATAAGGAGGGAAACACACTGGTAAAAGAAGGTGCCGGTGCCGGTGGCCACGCGATCAACCTTGGCGTCGTAGGCCTTGAGGCCCTCAGAAGCCGATCGGAACTTCGCGAGGGCGTCGTCCAGGGTCAGGCTGATAGCCCCCACCACAGTGATGTGGGGCTCGAACTGTGGACCACCGAACTCGGCACGGAGGCCCTGCATCAGCTTCTTCAGCCTGGGGGCCACGTCATCCGGCGGGAGGGCCCACACCGAGTAGACGTTCTTTACTTCCGCCGCAGTAGATGTGGTTTGTGGGTTTGCCATGGAAACTGAGGGGTGgatgaagaggaagagagaaaagccAAGGAGTACCAACACTTGTTAGGATTTTGGGGAtgaattttattcaatttttcatttaatttttgtttttgggtattGATTGATCttattaacaaaataaatagggtaaattacatagtagcccttcaggtttgaggtctattacaacctcatacaacatctttaaaacatttcactttcatacctcaagtattattttatttcaaaataatacatccgttacattttccatccattgatccgttaagtgctgacgtgacTGCTAAATGTGtgtcacgtggctgccaaatgtatgccacgtggcataataataattttttaatttttttttcgaaaaatctgaatcttcttaaaaaaaaaaaacaaaagcaaaatcaAAAGCTGAAACCCAgagaaaaaacccagaaacttaCACACCCCTTCTCCCAGACGACCCACCTCACCCCACCTCGCAGAGGCCCTTCCCGTCGCCCCCTCCACCCCCCCTCTcatctcccccatcttcatcttcttcccccgacCCCCGTACCTGCAacccagagaaaaaaaaaacctcaatcCCGTCTAAACTTCGATTCTTCTCGCTCATTTGACCTCTCGCGCTTCGCTTCCCGATGCTTGGACCTCTCTCTGCTCCATTCCCTCTCGTCCCTCGGCTCGTAGGACAGTTCACGGTGGTCGCGTGAGACTTCCCGACCGTCGTCGCTCGGCTCGCTTGACTGTTCGCGGCGAGATTTGTGGTCGCGGGGGCCGAGAGAGATCTCGCGCTTGGAATCGCGGTCCAATCGATGGTGGTGGCAGTGGTAATCGGAGTCTTTTGACGATTGCTTTTCGTCGGCATCACGGCTGTGATGTTTGTCGTAGTCTCTGTCGTCCTCACTCCAGAGCTTTAAGGAATGGTGGTTGCTGTCCCTAAGGTCAAACTCTTGGATATCTGTGTATGAATTGAGAAAATTGTTGTTTAATTTCATGATTTGAATATATTGGAATGTTGTGGGTGAGGTTACAGATGAGAGAAGGGAGAaaaggggtgggggtggggtgggtttttggatgggaagggaggtgaagagagtggaggagagggaggtggttGGGAGGGAGAAGAGGGGTAGGGAGAGGTTGCGGGGGTGGTTCTGCATTTTCtaagttttggtttttttttttttttttttttaaagaagattcagatttttcagaaaaaaaaattaaaaaattattattatgcCATGTGGcatacatttggcagccacgtggcacacatttagCAGCCatgtcagcacttaacggatcaatggatggaaaatgtaacggaggtattattttgaaataaaatagtacttgaggtatgaaagtgaaatgttttaaagatgttgtatgaggttttaatagacctcaaatttgaggggctactatgtaatttacccaaataaATAGAATATTCTGGGCACATATTCGATGTATAAATAATGGTTTAGAATAAAGTTTTAATGATATACATTGGATTCggttcaaaaaaataaataaaaaagacttAAACTTTTGGATCAGCTGCTTAATCTagggatttttttttacttgtaaatataatattttaaatttaaatttcttaaaTAACGAATTCgtaatcaatttattttttacacaatGTATCGTTGAACCAAAAACTTACACGAGGTAAGCCAATAGACAAAATATATTATCAGTATTCAAAATCTTCTAATGTAATAAAAGAGAAAACTTATAAAATTGCATTTTTAGTTTATACTAGCAGGAATAATGTTGTAGTATCTTTATGCAGAGTGACTTTTAAATTGGTACATTATAGTTGAGGTTTTAAAACAATATCAATTTGTGCATTTCATCTTACGAATATTTGCATCTTTATTAAACTTATGACATGATAAAATTCGTATTGGATTGACATTTAAGCCATAATTGTACCaaattaactaaaaaaaattaataatttaatgagattttattttgttgaaaaaaagtACGATAattcaattcattttttttaaatgttatcCCTTCAATGAAAATTGTCATTAAAAATAAGagaacactccaaaaatcttattctacacttctcataagtgtattttacTTTCTAATTGAAAGTTTGAAGAGTAAAATGAGATTATTAGAATACCAATAATGCACAAAAACTCTAATATATAGATAAGAACAGTACATGAGGCTACACACAACCCAAAAGAGCCAGCCAAAACACCGATGCCACAGTTTGTACACACAAAACCATAGCCAGCATACTAGAGATTTTTTTAGTATGACCAGAACACGGgttggtacatcacgtgtctcTATACAAATAGTGGAACATATTAAAACCATAGTGGATTAGTGATCACCAAACCAAGCGTTTACTTAAAAACCCCATCCTCTGTGACAGCTTTAAGCCTTTGACAATTGACATTACAACAAAACCTCCAACTTGTTAATGTTTTTGATCAAGAGATGACAGGGACACTGAAACAGAACCTGATTACAAGCTTGATCATAAGCACGCAGTAAGAGAACTAATTCGATTCGAGGGTGCACTCAGCAATCTTCTCCCAGGACTTGAGAGTTATATCATCGGTGTCGGTTTTGTACAACGCAAGGCGAGTAACGGGGAAGCTCAGGCTGGCAATGCTCTCGTCGAGAGTGCTAGCTTTTTCTTgcgccttcttcttctcttcgtcGGTCAGATCACCGTAAAGGATGCTCAAATGTGGCATATAAGCTGCAGGACAAATAAAATGCCATCCAGGAATCATCAATCCTAAACCAAGAACAATACTTTTGGTTGATAAAAATAAGGCATTTTAGCCTGGTCCTCGAGATTGACTCGTCACTTTGgtcctgagatttaaaatcgatagaactAGCCTTTGAGGTTGTCCattgtcaatcattttggtcattccatgaaaaatctccGTTAAATAAGAAGTTATGACAACTTCAGTGACCAAAGTGAAGACTTATGCCAATATCAAAGCCCATTTTGGACTAATACAATATCGGAGACCATTTTGGGCTATTACTTGCAAACATATAGCTTTTGAAAGATGCAAACTATCTTCTTTTAACAACCTGAAAGTTTGATAACTATTCCGTTTTTAGTTTTCACAGATAATATTGAGTAGCCACATTTATGCATCAATCGTTGTCTCGCCAATTGAAGGAGAACACCAACTATTGATCAAAAGCATGAAGATATCAAACTTAATCTTAAGCAACTTTaattaacagaaaaataaaaattagcaGCAACCCACTTCTACTTTCTCCTCTCTCGCTTGCTCCCAATCCAAATgaacaaatataaaaataaatctgtgtaacttttttttcacaagaaaaataaattagtgCATTAGAACTTACGGGTTGAGCTTTTGAAACCGAAATGGCCAGAGCAGTGAGCACTAgcttccaccacctgagaaaaTCAAACCCCAGAAACTAATTTTATTAATAACTCGTATTAGATTCCAATCAAATCCcacaaaaaaggaagaaattggaaaaaaataaataaataataattaccTGAGGGGTCGGATTTATGAGGAGGAAAACACACTGGTAAAAGAAGGTGCCGGTGGCCACGCGATCAACCTTGGCGTCGTAGGCCTTGAGGCCCTCAGAAGCCGATCGGAACTTCGCGAGGGCGTCGTCCAGGGTCAGGCTGATGGCCCCCACCACGGTGATGTGGGGCTCGAACTGTGGACC carries:
- the LOC103446239 gene encoding cyclic phosphodiesterase-like encodes the protein MANPQTTSTAAEVKNVYSVWALPPDDVAPRLKKLMQGLRAEFGGPQFEPHITVVGAISLTLDDALAKFRSASEGLKAYDAKVDRVATGTFFYQCVFLLINPTPQVVEASAHCSGHFGFKSSTPYMPHLSILYGDLTDEEKKKAQEKASTLDESIASLSFPVTRLALYKTDTDDITLKSWEKIAECTLESN
- the LOC103412395 gene encoding cyclic phosphodiesterase-like yields the protein MANPQTTSTAAEVKNVYSVWALPPDDVAPRLKKLMQGLRAEFGGPQFEPHITVVGAISLTLDDALAKFRSASEGLKAYDAKVDRVATGTGTFFYQCVSLLINLTPQVVEASAHCSGHFGFKRSTPYMPHLSILYGDLTDEEKKKAQEKANTLDESIAGLSFPVTRLALFKTDPKDITLKSWEKIAECTLESN